A stretch of Caldanaerobius polysaccharolyticus DSM 13641 DNA encodes these proteins:
- a CDS encoding IS110 family RNA-guided transposase, translating into MPSTLFVGIDISSQSNSVFFIDQDGNNLIKKPFSVSNDTPGADSIISEVISHAKAIDASCVKIGMEATSHYAWHLHLHLAFSPDLASFNPKFFVMNPSVVSGFKKAYTHLPKTDDFDARVIADCVRFGRVNPTPMPDFKYAALQRLTRFRYHLVQTISSEKSRALNLLYLKFSSYKEDCPFSDVFGSASTSVFDSFTPDEIAVMPMEELVDFVLSHGNNRLSNPEEIAKTLKSAANRAYRLNPDMCDTVSMTLTMTLENIRFLESQLKKLNKEISKQLNAFRQTLTTIPGIGDVLAAGLVAEIGDVKRFKNECAVAKFAGLVWNKYQSGNFSAEDTSLAKCGNQYLRYYLVEAANCVRIHAKEYADFYYKKYNEVTKHQHKRALVLTARKLVRLVFALLSKGQIYQPGGNG; encoded by the coding sequence GTGCCCAGTACTTTATTCGTCGGTATCGACATCAGCAGTCAATCTAATTCTGTTTTCTTTATTGATCAAGATGGCAATAACCTCATTAAGAAGCCTTTTTCGGTTTCTAATGATACCCCAGGTGCTGATTCTATCATCTCTGAGGTGATCTCCCATGCTAAAGCTATTGATGCTTCCTGTGTCAAAATTGGCATGGAAGCTACTTCTCATTATGCATGGCACCTCCATCTCCACCTGGCTTTTTCTCCTGACCTGGCATCTTTTAATCCTAAATTCTTTGTCATGAATCCATCTGTCGTCAGTGGTTTTAAAAAGGCTTATACCCATTTGCCTAAAACTGACGATTTTGATGCCAGAGTCATTGCTGATTGCGTCAGATTCGGTAGGGTAAACCCTACTCCCATGCCTGACTTTAAATATGCAGCCCTACAGCGCCTTACTCGCTTTAGATACCACTTGGTACAGACTATATCCAGTGAAAAGAGCAGAGCTTTAAACCTGCTTTATCTCAAGTTCTCTTCATACAAGGAAGACTGTCCTTTCAGCGACGTCTTTGGCTCAGCATCTACTTCTGTTTTTGATTCTTTTACTCCTGATGAGATCGCTGTTATGCCTATGGAGGAACTTGTTGATTTTGTCTTGAGTCATGGTAACAATAGATTGAGCAATCCTGAAGAAATTGCTAAAACACTTAAATCCGCTGCTAACAGGGCATATCGTCTTAATCCCGACATGTGCGATACTGTTAGCATGACTCTGACCATGACTCTTGAAAATATTAGATTTCTTGAATCTCAGCTTAAAAAACTAAATAAAGAAATCTCTAAACAGCTTAATGCCTTTCGCCAAACTCTGACTACTATTCCAGGCATCGGCGATGTATTAGCCGCAGGCCTTGTGGCTGAGATTGGCGATGTTAAGCGGTTTAAAAACGAATGCGCTGTAGCCAAATTTGCAGGCCTCGTGTGGAACAAATATCAATCTGGCAACTTTAGTGCTGAAGACACCTCTTTAGCTAAGTGCGGCAACCAATATTTGAGGTACTATCTTGTAGAAGCAGCCAATTGCGTAAGGATACACGCAAAAGAGTATGCTGATTTTTACTACAAGAAGTACAATGAGGTTACCAAACACCAGCATAAGAGAGCCCTCGTCTTAACGGCACGTAAGCTTGTGAGACTGGTCTTTGCCTTGCTGAGTAAAGGCCAAAT